In a genomic window of Primulina huaijiensis isolate GDHJ02 chromosome 10, ASM1229523v2, whole genome shotgun sequence:
- the LOC140986791 gene encoding protein transport protein SEC13 homolog B-like has translation MPATKIETGHNDVVHDVSVDYYGKRVATASSDTTVKINGVSNNSASQHLATLSGHRGPVWQVSWAHPKFGSILASCSYDGKVIVWKEGNQNDWSQFHVFEHKSSVNSIEWAPHELGLCLACGSSDGNISVYTAQSDGGWETTKIDQAHPVGVTSVSWAPSMAPGALVGSGMLDPVQKLASGGCDNTVKVWRLYNGNWKMDCFPALQKHSDWVRDVAWAPNLGLPKSTIASASQDGTVVIWTVAKEGDQWQGKVLKDFKMPVWRVSWSLTGNLLAVAAGDNNITLWNEAVAGEWQEVTAVDR, from the coding sequence ATGCCTGCAACAAAGATAGAAACAGGCCACAATGATGTCGTTCACGATGTCTCAGTGGATTACTATGGGAAACGTGTGGCAACAGCATCATCTGATACCACTGTAAAAATAAACGGTGTTAGCAATAATTCGGCATCTCAGCATCTGGCTACTTTGAGTGGGCATCGAGGCCCTGTCTGGCAGGTTTCTTGGGCACACCCCAAGTTTGGTTCAATTCTTGCTTCTTGTTCTTATGATGGAAAAGTTATTGTCTGGAAGGAAGGTAATCAGAATGATTGGTCACAGTTCCATGTCTTCGAGCACAAATCATCAGTTAATTCTATCGAGTGGGCGCCTCATGAGCTTGGACTTTGCTTGGCATGTGGTTCTTCTGATGGTAACATCTCAGTATACACAGCTCAATCAGATGGTGGCTGGGAAACCACAAAAATTGACCAAGCACACCCCGTTGGCGTGACATCTGTTTCTTGGGCCCCTTCGATGGCTCCTGGCGCATTAGTTGGATCGGGGATGCTGGATCCTGTTCAGAAGCTGGCTTCCGGTGGTTGCGACAACACCGTGAAGGTCTGGAGGTTGTACAACGGAAACTGGAAAATGGACTGTTTCCCAGCTCTTCAAAAGCACTCGGATTGGGTGAGAGACGTTGCTTGGGCACCAAACTTAGGGCTTCCAAAGTCCACGATTGCGAGTGCCTCTCAGGATGGTACGGTTGTTATATGGACTGTAGCGAAGGAAGGCGATCAATGGCAAGGTAAAGTTTTGAAGGATTTCAAGATGCCTGTTTGGAGAGTGTCCTGGTCCCTGACCGGAAACTTGTTGGCTGTGGCAGCTGGGGACAACAACATCACACTGTGGAATGAAGCAGTTGCTGGGGAGTGGCAAGAGGTCACCGCAGTTGATCGTtag
- the LOC140986170 gene encoding inactive LRR receptor-like serine/threonine-protein kinase BIR2 — MNLLRNRSKSICLPLLLLLFCSWVFSEDDVKCLQGVKSSLSDPQGKLSLWDFDNSTVGFICKFVGLSCWNDRENRLISMELRDFGLAGNIPDALQFCQSLQILDLSGNGLSGSIPSQICSWVPYLVTLDLSGNDLTGQIPVDLANCSYLNNLILDDNKLSGSIPLQFSNLGRLKKFSVANNDLSGRVPLFNYALEQDYGGNDGLCGGTLGKCGGLSKKSLAIIIAAGVFGAAASLLLGFGLWWWYFSKSSRKRKGGDGIGGRDDGSSWAEKLRSHRLTQVVLFQKPLVKVKLVDLLAATNNFSEKNIIITSRTGTTYKAVLPDGSALAIKRLCAGKMGEKQFRMEMNRLGQLRHPNLVPLLGFCLVEEEKLLVYKHLPNGTLGSVLNGNAGVLDWGTRFRIALGAARGLAWLHHGCQPPILHQNISSNVVLLDEDFDARIMDFGLARLVTSSDSNESSYVVGDLGEIGYVAPEYSSTMVASLKGDAYSFGVVLLELATGQKALNVSMADEGYKGNLVDWVNQLSASGRIKDSIDKMLCARGNDTEIVRFLKIACNCVISRPKDRWSMYQVYESLKSMAEERGFSEQYDEFPLLFGKQESTSPI; from the coding sequence ATGAATCTCCTCCGCAACAGATCCAAATCCATCTGCCTACCGTTGCTTTTACTCCTGTTCTGCAGCTGGGTTTTTTCGGAAGATGATGTGAAGTGCCTGCAAGGAGTGAAGAGTTCGTTGAGTGACCCCCAGGGCAAGCTCAGCTTGTGGGATTTCGATAATTCTACGGTTGGGTTTATCTGTAAGTTCGTCGGTCTTTCATGCTGGAACGACCGCGAGAATCGACTTATCAGTATGGAGCTCCGGGATTTTGGTCTCGCCGGAAACATCCCAGATGCTCTACAGTTCTGTCAAAGTCTTCAGATTCTGGATCTCTCTGGTAATGGTCTCTCCGGTTCGATCCCATCTCAAATCTGCTCTTGGGTGCCTTATCTTGTGACTTTGGATCTGTCCGGGAATGATTTGACGGGTCAAATCCCTGTTGACCTTGCTAATTGTTCGTATTTGAATAATTTGATCTTAGATGACAATAAATTGTCTGGGAGCATTCCTTTACAGTTTTCGAATTTGGGGAGGTTGAAAAAGTTCTCTGTTGCGAATAATGATTTGTCTGGGAGAGTGCCTTTGTTTAACTATGCTTTGGAGCAGGATTATGGTGGAAACGATGGGCTTTGCGGAGGTACGTTGGGCAAGTGCGGAGGCTTGAGTAAGAAAAGTTTGGCGATAATCATTGCTGCCGGGGTTTTTGGTGCAGCAGCTTCTTTGTTATTGGGATTCGGTTTGTGGTGGTGGTACTTTTCCAAGTCGAGTAGGAAGAGAAAGGGCGGGGATGGAATTGGAGGAAGAGATGATGGGAGTAGTTGGGCTGAAAAATTGAGGTCTCACAGGCTTACTCAGGTTGTGTTGTTCCAGAAACCGCTTGTAAAGGTTAAGTTGGTGGATTTGTTGGCTGCCACGAATAATTTTAGtgagaaaaatatcataatcacGAGTAGGACGGGGACGACATACAAGGCTGTTTTGCCAGATGGGTCAGCACTTGCAATCAAGCGGCTTTGTGCAGGTAAGATGGGGGAGAAGCAGTTTAGGATGGAGATGAATAGATTAGGGCAGCTAAGGCACCCAAATTTGGTTCCGCTGTTGGGGTTTTGCTTGGTTGAGGAGGAGAAACTCTTGGTGTATAAGCATTTGCCGAATGGGACTCTGGGATCTGTGTTGAACGGCAATGCTGGTGTTCTTGATTGGGGAACCAGGTTTAGGATTGCTTTGGGGGCAGCAAGAGGACTTGCTTGGCTTCACCATGGTTGCCAGCCTCCTATCTTGCATCAGAATATTAGCTCTAACGTCGTTCTGCTTGATGAGGATTTTGATGCTAGGATAATGGACTTCGGTTTGGCAAGACTTGTAACTTCTTCAGATTCTAACGAGAGTAGTTATGTCGTAGGGGATTTGGGTGAAATTGGGTATGTTGCTCCGGAATACTCGAGCACAATGGTTGCTTCCCTGAAAGGGGATGCTTACAGTTTTGGAGTGGTACTTCTCGAGTTGGCAACGGGACAAAAGGCGCTGAATGTTAGCATGGCTGACGAAGGGTACAAGGGTAATCTGGTGGATTGGGTGAATCAACTCTCTGCGTCTGGTAGAATTAAAGACAGTATCGATAAGATGTTGTGTGCTCGGGGTAACGATACGGAGATCGTgcgatttttgaaaattgcatgCAACTGTGTGATTTCTAGGCCAAAGGATAGGTGGTCTATGTACCAGGTTTATGAGTCACTTAAGAGCATGGCCGAAGAACGGGGTTTCTCGGAACAGTATGATGAATTTCCACTACTTTTTGGGAAACAAGAGTCCACCTCTCCCATTTAG
- the LOC140986971 gene encoding uncharacterized protein isoform X1 codes for MVTMSQGYAIELYFDPALENQVLKAWNVLARRQISTQLIEIESRPHLTLFVSPLIDLPKLEHVIKNFASKQEPLFLSFSSIGSLPNPNNVLFLCPTPSMPLLQFRSQLCDAMKKEGIQMGENDSPDEWIPYCAVAEEVPKNRIAEAFTVLRDLKLPVGGYATDISLIESSPVRELFSFPLGNTLEW; via the exons ATGG TGACAATGTCTCAAGGATACGCAATCGAGCTTTACTTCGACCCAGCCCTGGAAAACCAAGTCTTGAAGGCCTGGAATGTGCTTGCTCGACGCCAAATCAGCACACAGTTGATCGAGATTGAATCTAGACCTCATCTTACCTTGTTTGTTAGTCCTTTAATCGACTTACCTAAACTGGAGCATGTTATTAAAAATTTCGCTTCTAAACAAGAACCATTATTTCTATCCTTCTCCTCAATTGGAAGCCTCCCAAATCCCAATAATGTTCTGTTTCTTTGTCCGACCCCATCTATGCCTCTTCTTCAATTTCGTTCCCAGTTATGTGATGCCATGAAGAAAGAAGGGATCCAAATGGGGGAGAACGACTCTCCTGACGAATGGATTCCTTACTGTGCAGTTGCGGAAGAGGTGCCAAAGAATCGTATAGCAGAGGCATTCACAGTTTTGCGTGACTTGAAGTTGCCAGTCGGAGGCTATGCAACTGATATTTCATTGATCGAGTCCTCACCAGTTCGTGAGCTCTTCTCTTTCCCCCTTGGCAACACATTGGAGTGGTAA
- the LOC140986971 gene encoding uncharacterized protein isoform X2, which yields MSQGYAIELYFDPALENQVLKAWNVLARRQISTQLIEIESRPHLTLFVSPLIDLPKLEHVIKNFASKQEPLFLSFSSIGSLPNPNNVLFLCPTPSMPLLQFRSQLCDAMKKEGIQMGENDSPDEWIPYCAVAEEVPKNRIAEAFTVLRDLKLPVGGYATDISLIESSPVRELFSFPLGNTLEW from the coding sequence ATGTCTCAAGGATACGCAATCGAGCTTTACTTCGACCCAGCCCTGGAAAACCAAGTCTTGAAGGCCTGGAATGTGCTTGCTCGACGCCAAATCAGCACACAGTTGATCGAGATTGAATCTAGACCTCATCTTACCTTGTTTGTTAGTCCTTTAATCGACTTACCTAAACTGGAGCATGTTATTAAAAATTTCGCTTCTAAACAAGAACCATTATTTCTATCCTTCTCCTCAATTGGAAGCCTCCCAAATCCCAATAATGTTCTGTTTCTTTGTCCGACCCCATCTATGCCTCTTCTTCAATTTCGTTCCCAGTTATGTGATGCCATGAAGAAAGAAGGGATCCAAATGGGGGAGAACGACTCTCCTGACGAATGGATTCCTTACTGTGCAGTTGCGGAAGAGGTGCCAAAGAATCGTATAGCAGAGGCATTCACAGTTTTGCGTGACTTGAAGTTGCCAGTCGGAGGCTATGCAACTGATATTTCATTGATCGAGTCCTCACCAGTTCGTGAGCTCTTCTCTTTCCCCCTTGGCAACACATTGGAGTGGTAA